The sequence below is a genomic window from Candidatus Latescibacter sp..
CTGGCGGTATGTTGTAAAAACAGACGCCGAAATAAGTTCGGTATAACCCTTCATAGTATGGATTAAGGAATGCTGTCAACAGATTTTGATAAAATAGTGCTTGTTTGACGAAATAGTGCTTGTTTTCAATACTATATTTATATATATTTAAAAAGCTTGTGAAAAACCTTCTTTAATTGATAGATGCCGAAACGGTTTCATCGTTCCCGCTAAGCGGCAACAAGTTCGGCATGACGTCATCCTGAACTCGTTTCAGGATCTAAATGATTATAAAAACCACCTTTTTCACAAGCCTTTTACGCATGTTATATAAATCAGACCCCTCATACCTGGGGTAAAGCATCATGGTGAACACCGATGTCATCTCTGTCGCCACTCCACTCGACCGGGGTGTTCTCTGCCGGTTGAAAGCCGGAGATCGGGTGACGCTTAGCGGTGAAGTGCTCGTTTTCCGTGACGAGGTGCACCGTATCCTCTGCGGGATGATAGAGCATGGAGAGACGCTGCCGTTCAGCCTGAAAGACGCCGCCCTCTACTATTGCGGCCCTACGCCTGCCAGTCACGGTATGCCGGTCGGGTCCGCCGGGCCTACCACATCGAGCCGCATGGACCGTTTCACCGGGCCGCTCCTTAAGCAGGGGCTGGCCATGACCATTGGCAAGGGCAACCGCTCGCCCGAGGTCGCTGCGCTCCTGGTGCTTCACCGTGCGGTGTACATGGCGGCGACCGGAGGGGTCGGAGCGCTTCTGGCCAGACACATCACCTCTTCCAAA
It includes:
- a CDS encoding FumA C-terminus/TtdB family hydratase beta subunit encodes the protein MVNTDVISVATPLDRGVLCRLKAGDRVTLSGEVLVFRDEVHRILCGMIEHGETLPFSLKDAALYYCGPTPASHGMPVGSAGPTTSSRMDRFTGPLLKQGLAMTIGKGNRSPEVAALLVLHRAVYMAATGGVGALLARHITSSKVIAFPELGPEAARIFTVRDFPLITAIDTEGKNIYEI